In a genomic window of Spirosoma agri:
- a CDS encoding DUF1304 domain-containing protein gives MNVVSQLLIALVAIEHLYILWLEMFAWTTRGRKTFKSLSPELFEPTKALAANQGLYNGFLAAGLCWSLLIDDSVWSQNVACFFLGCVIVAGVYGALTAQRSIFFVQALPAIIALAFVLLAR, from the coding sequence ATGAACGTAGTCTCCCAGCTTTTGATTGCGCTTGTCGCCATTGAACACCTGTATATCTTGTGGCTGGAAATGTTCGCCTGGACAACCCGGGGCCGTAAGACGTTCAAATCGCTGTCGCCTGAGTTGTTCGAGCCGACGAAGGCCTTGGCCGCTAATCAGGGCCTTTACAACGGGTTTTTGGCCGCCGGTCTGTGCTGGTCACTACTGATTGATGATTCGGTTTGGAGCCAAAACGTCGCCTGTTTCTTCCTGGGCTGCGTCATTGTGGCGGGGGTGTATGGCGCATTGACCGCACAACGTTCCATCTTTTTTGTACAGGCCCTTCCGGCAATCATCGCGCTTGCGTTCGTCCTATTGGCTCGCTAA